The stretch of DNA GTCCAAATGAACAGAACAAGCTGATCACAGTGACTCCGGATACTAAAGTTCTGCGAGCTATGCAGCTGATGACAGGTTTACTATTGCCTCTGACATCATATCGAATCAGTAATTACTAAGGGAAGAGGAAATATTGGTTGCTAGTTGTGCCGTAAATATATGGTTGCTTGTTGTTTGCAGATAACCGTATTAGGCACATCCCGGTGATTGACGAGACGGGTATGAAAGGAATGGTCTCCATTGGAGATGTTGTCCGTGCTGTGGTGACCGAGCATAGGGAGGAACTGAACCGCCTCAATGCTTACATACAAGGCGGTTACTAGAATTAAGGGATCCTAAACTCTTCTAGTGTGCCGCTTAGTGATGATGGCGAAAAGTTATGTTTGCATGAAGTTCCTGAACTTTGGTGTTTGATGTTCTATttaagtatgtatatatatgctttgCATCTCTTCCGTCCTTCTTCATCTACTGATGGTATGTCGTGACCAACAAACAGTTCATGTACTGAGTAATAAATAAAGTTGATGGCGAACTTTCTTGATGAGTCGATGCTACTTGAGCATTTCGTGTGGCACATTTGATGGTTTAACTTTACATTCTTTGTTATGCTTTTCTGTGAGGCTCTTCAGTCCTTTCATAGTTTGTCATGCTGCAAGAACAGCATGACAGAACAAATGTTttcaatattttcaatattttccaTCAGGTTCTCTGGGATCGTTGTAGAATGTTTATcactatttctctctctctctcttatttttctttctttcttaccAAAGCCTCAGAGTAAATGCTAATAATGAAGTAATGAGGAGGTATATCATGATGTTCTATGTCCCGTCGTTGTTCTACCTATGAAGTCTCAGAGTTTGCTATAATTCTTCTAGTCCTTGAAGCTATGGAGCCCTCGATGAATGAATGCTTCCAAAGATTTAGATTCCTATCGGCTTAGCTGACCGGTAAATAATCACCAGGATGGACTATATGTAGGAAAGTTGAATTCCATTGGAAACACCAACTTTTTGTTTAGTTCTTACCTGTGATTTGTTAAGTACCGTAAGTTGTGTGGTGTTCTTGTGATCTGAGATGGGCTTATTGGAGGATTCATTTGTTCAGGTAAGCGGCATCCACACGGAGATTTAGATTTGAGGTTTTGATGTTTGAAAACACACAATTTTCAATGTTTGGTTTTTCCAGTAAGCTCAAATCTTCTATCTTCTTTCCATCTTTGTACAGAATACATATGCAATTGATTTCAAGCCGCGATTGTTTACTCCATCCAAGACTCTGTTATTTCATCTCGCGAACCGTGGCAAACATAGGGCTACTGGTAGAATAGAAAACATGCAACTCTTTTACATACGGCCAGAATATAACTGTACATCTCTTAATTTGCAAAGTGAGATAGAAAACTGTCGGTTGCAGTAATCGTATAATAGAGTGGCACATATACAGGGGAAAAATACTTTCACCCACTCGGGAGTGAGCAAATATTAGTTTTTACGGTCAGCAGAAGACCGTCAGTCAATCGATGATTTATCTGCGCTTGTACCATTGCTTGTGATTCCTGCTAGGTAGCTAGCTCTCCTGATGGCAGTTGAGGATGGCAGTCCGATCGAGAGATTCAGCACGAGCGGCCAGCACCGCCAATTGGCCTTTCACACTAAGATCTATGACGTGCGACTCGTCATTTCCGTAGCTCACAACAAAGCCCGCGATTAAGGAAGGATCCACCGTATTTTGGATCCTCACGCTGGGGAATCCGGTGATCCTCTGCATCTTCTTGGCAATGAGACGCAGCTGTTTTGCGTCCAGCTTCACGGCAGAAGAAACAGCCACGAATAGACGAACACTGGCAGGCACGGAGTTACATctgtcgtcgttgtcgtcgtcgtcacgAGTGCTCTCGTCTCTTGAACTGGTACTCAACTTCTCCTCGAGAAGCAGCGAATTATGCAAGAAGCTCAGAGGAGTTAGAGGCTGGAACTCCACGACATCGCTCACTGTTGCTTTATGTCCTGATCCGAGACTATCTCTGACTTCACCGCTGCAGAGCAGACGGGCTGAGTCGAATCGCATCTCGTCGATTCTGGCGCCAGTCTCGTCGTGCTTGCGAGAATTCCATCTCTGGTCCTCGATAATAGCAGCAATATCGGTTTCCACGCACGCCAGTGGCTCTTCCTTTCGCGCCCGAGTTCTTGAGGAATGATTTGCAGCACTTTTAAATGTCAGAGTACTGCTCTGCTGTTGGGCTGCCTTCAAGCATGATTGCAGTCCATCAGCAAGCCTTGCATCAGACTCTCCCGATGCGAACACTgggcggccgccgccgccgccgccgccgccgccgatcatGGACTGGTTTAAGGTGTTCATCTGCACCGCCAAATTTAGACCTTTGTTACTTATCTCTCGCAATCGTTGCATGAAAAGCAAATTGATAAATTGATGGATATGTTCATCAGAGCAACAGTTAAGTTCAAATTACAATATATTCCGTAAATTTTGCTTCCAATATGAAGAATATTTCTACGCACAAATCAGTATGCTTAATCAAAATACAAAGAATATGTTtgctcataatatatataaataaccaATGGCATCTATCGCACAATTTCACTAGCGAAATCTTAATTTCTGACGAAATTCAAATAGCGGCGCATCGGTAATTGCGAGGAACATATAAGATCTGAACTACAGAAATCGACATGAAACATTCATCAAAGAGAGCAGAAGAATTAGTAGACATACACTAACCTGAACAAGGAGGACCTGCAATTCGGAGATCGATGCTTCTGAATCTGATACAGGAATGAGGAGAGGTAATAATTATTACTGTGTGATTTATGTAATGTAAtggtatattattatatatatatatatatatactatatagtagatggatggatggatggatatGATTTGTTTGTACGTgtgagagaggagggagagagagagagagagaggcagggTAATTATCCGCACTTCTCGGCCGCAAAATCCCCATCTTCAACTCCACCACATCCACTCAACTGTGATAATTAGGATTGCTCTTTGGCCCCACTCTTATCTGTTACTACTTAGTATTTTTtctgactcttttttttttcaaaataattttataaaattttctaattggataaaacttagtttggtattaagctctatctaacgctattagatagaatggagttgagaaaaaatatatagggatatgtttcTGCTCTCCGAttggaccgcagaaaatatatcgtaaccaactaatcgcaatatgcggaacacaatattacatACGAAAACAAACCGTATATTTTtacatcgtcgtttctcaccgcacataaAGTAACCGATTggactgcagaaaatatatagtaaccaactaaccgcaatatgcggaatacaatattacatacgaaaacaaacagtatatttttacatcgtcgtttctcactgCACATAAAGTAATCCCCGCATTCCCAAACGAAGCTTATATAATCCCAcaaagaaaaaattagtaaacaaACTCTCCTTTTATCACGTAGGAGCCACAAAAGTTTTTTCTtaatctttctaattttttataaaaacggtgaattattcactgtttttctcttctattgtttctttctatttttcatatgaTCCTAACAATCATATAGAAATTTCAacaaatttcatataatttcaacactaaaatttttttaataatctattcatacaaccctaacaattaaataaaaattttaataatccacatacaatcctaacaatctcacttttttttaaaatttttaatttttatgaaggCCGTAAATAATTCACCGTTTTTAAGGGCAAATTTTGTCATGGCTCCTATATGGCAAAAGAAAGACTATTTagccaattataatattttttagaattatttttaaaaaaagacctttttttttccttgtattttgagaaaaatataaatacaatcctGTCGTGTGCTAGGAAACGGACCACGTGGACGTGGTTAATGTGCATCCGTACCAGCTAAATCCTAGCTACAGCAggtgttaaaaataaaaagaaaaaaggccaCCAACACCAacttgtaattttgtatttaaataaaCCTGTCACTGTAGAGTAGTGACAGAGTAGTGGGGTCCATTTTATAATTAGCTTTACTATGTTAACTAATTATCCTCATTCTATTTTGATAAGATAAACAGATATAAtacttatttaaactatttttgCTTGATATACAGTAAATATAATTTCGAATGATATTTGGTCTTTAAATAGTGGTTGTTGCGCTCACAtaatatgaaaagaaaatatatttatcgaGTTGGATAGATCGGTTTGAAAACCAGTAAAAATGAGAGATGGTTGTATTCGTAAAGCACAAGGTGAAGGAGTTGTAAAGGTAAACTTCATTGGCATCACAAAAATATCGGATATTCTTTATGTTCTTAGCTTGgatacaaatttatttagtaTTGATCAATTTCTTACTTTTGAATATTCTTTAGTGTTTGAGAATTGTAAATGCTTCATTTTCAATGATAGCAAGAAAATAGAACTGCTTGATGAAGTTGctattatgaaaaataaatttttttttatataataaattttaaaatctggcTATGAGGATATCTACTAGTGAAAATTAGTTGTGGCATAAAAAATTTGGGCATTTAAGCTTTAACAGATTGAAGATAATGTACAAAGAAGGAGATGATTAATACATTGCTTCATATTGCACATAGTAAGTCGATTTGTGAAAGCTGCATAAGGGGGAAGCATTATCTATCTCCGTTTCGGAAGAAAAGAATATGGAGAGCAAAGAAGGCTCTAACCCTCCTACATGTAGATGTTTTGTGGGCTTTTGTGGGCCAATGCACACgctatttttgaataataatttttattttattgtgttTGTTGACAATTTTAGCCGTATGACATGGGCGGATTTTGTAAGACATAAGTCTAatactttctcattttttaaaaaaattcaaatatatagtTGAAAGGAAttagaatattaaattaaaactcGACATACAAACTGAGGAGGTGAATTCATTTTTAAcgaatttgaaactttttgtGAAGCAAATAGTAGTTTTTAGCGGTTGACAACAAATTACTCACCACAGCAAAATAGGATcgtagagagaaaaaatagaagcCCGGTCGAGATGGTGAAGGGTACGTTGAAGTCTAAAGGACTACCAAATAAGCTTTGGACAGAGGCAGTCTCCACAGTAACACATATTTTGTTGGAAAATGATGCAAATCTTATCATGTTAGTGGCCCTATTATTGTGCAAGTAGTGGGTGCAAGTAGTGGGCTAAGATCATGTAGATAGTGGATAAGTGCATGCCTTAATTTGTGTAAGTAGTGGATAATTAATGTTGTGGAGTTCATGGTAGCTAGTTTCTAGGAGCACATGTGTAGTGGATGTAGTGGAGAACATGTGTGGTTAGGTTTTCTTAAACTTCAAGTTTCTTATTCTATTTAAGTCATTTAATTGTAAGTCTTTTGTAATCAAGTTTTTGAATGAAAGTGTTTAATTTTCCTTCCACTTAATTTCTGTAGCAAAGTGTATTAGCAAGCCTTAAATTACTTTCAAAAGCAACTTCCAtctacatttggtatcagagccaagttgTGATCAAGGCTGGGCGTTGTGGTGTTCTCTGAAGCAAGAAGCAATTAGAAGGCTCACAAATCTAGTAAGTTGGCAGGTACAAAGAGAGAGGTATACTTTCATTACACTTGTTTTCATCATGAGTAACTCAAGTGTACTTAATCTCTCTCAATCCTTGATTCCAATTTTCAATGgagaaaattatgaattttggagTATCAAAATGCGAACTTTTTTCATTTCACAAGATCTCTGGGATTTAGTTGAGAATGGTTATGCAGAAACAGAAAGTTCAAAAGGTGCAGATAAGACAGCAGATCAAAAGGAGTTTCGCAAAAAAGATGCCAAGGCATTGCTTGTGTTGCAGCAGGCAGTGCAGGACAACATTTTCCTCGAATTGCAAATGCCAACAAATCAAATGAAGCTTGGACTATTTTAAAGCAAGAATACCAAGGAAATGATCGTGTTCGAACGGTGAGGCTACAAACTCTCCAAAAGGAATTTGAAAATCTCTACATGAAAAATGCCGAAGGTATGCAAGAATACTTTTCTCgaattgctattattattaatcAGATGAGAAGTCTTGGTGATGATGTTTCTGAGAAGAAGGTTGTTGAAAAAGTTTTGAGAAGTCTTCCTCcaaaatttgatcatattgtCGCTGCTATAGAGGAATCAAAAGATTTGTCAAATTATTCATTTAATGAATTAATGGGTTCTCTTTTAGCTCATGAACAGCGACTAAACAGATCTATCGAGAAAAGTGCAGAAAATGCATTTGAATCAAGAGTTGAAAATTCGAAGTCAAAAAGTGACCAAAAGTATGCAGGAAGAGGCCATGGAAGAGGTAGTTTTCGCAGTCGTGGAAGAGGCCGAGGCTATGGTAGAGAAAGATCTGACACAAACTACTGACAAGATGATGATAGAAAAAACAACCAAAGCCAAGGCTATAAGAGTAAGCAATGTCATTTCTGCAAGAAATATGGTCATATAGAAGCTTATTGCTGGGCTAAAGCAAAACAACAAGCCAACTATGCAGAAAAGAATGAAGAGGAAGGTAAACTATTTCTTACATGTCTGAATTCTAATGTTAGTAGTGCTAATTTATGGATTTTGGATAGTGGATGTAGCAACCATATGTCAGGATTTAAAAGCCTTTTTCGTCACATTGATGAATCCGTAAAATTGCAAGTTCGGCTTGGAGATGATAAGGTTCTACAAATTGAAGGAAAAGGGACAGTTGCTATAAAAACTAAGTCAGGTATGGAGAAGTTTATCAATGATGTTTATTATGTACCTTCCTTGGCTCACAATTTATTAAGTGTTGGACAATTGATTGAAAGAggatataatattaaattttgcgATAAGTTTTGTGAGATTAGCCATGAAAGATCTCAAATACCTTTGATTAAAGTTTCTATGGCTGAAAACAAGATGTTTGTACTTGACATTTCATGTATTGATGAGCACGCTTTGGTTGCTAACACTAAAAATGAATCATGGCTTTGGCATTTGCGTTATGATCATCTACATTTTAATGGATTGAAATTATTAAGTCAAAAGAAAATGGTACGTGGCTTACCTGGAATAGATTGTATGAATGAAGTTTGTGAAGGATGTGTTTATGGAAAGCAACATCGGATTTCGTTTCCCATTGGAAAatcttggagagcttctagacctCTACTGTTGATACATGCCGATATTTGTGGTCCAATGCAGACTCCTTCTTTTAACAGCAGTAAGTATTTTTTGCTGTTCATTGATGATTTTACCAGGATGAGTTGGGTATACTTCATCGCACAGAAATCAGAAGCACTTGACAAATTTCGAGAGTTTAAAGCGCAAGTTGAGAACCAGAGTGGGCATTCCATCAAAACTCTTCGAACGGATCGAGGGGGAGAGTTTCTatcaattaatttcttttctttttgcaaaGAAAATGGCATTTGCAGGCAACTAACGGTGAAGCATACACCGGAGCAAAATGGAGTCGCGGAGCGCAAAAATCGAACAATAGTGGAGATGGCTCGTAGTATGCTTAAAGAGAAGAAGCTACCGAATGATTTTTGGGCGGAAGCTGTAGCAACCTCGGTGTTCCTCCTAAATCGATCTCCAACTAAGGCGGTACGAAATATGACACCTGTTGAAGCTTGGTGTGGAAGAAAGCCCGAGGTGagccattttaaaatttttggctcTATAGACTATGCATTTGTTCACACCGAAAATCGTAAAAAATTGGatgagaaaagtgaaaaatgtatCTTTGTTGGCTATAGTAATGAATCAAAAGGCTATCGACTATACAATCCGATGACAAAGAAACTTCTTATAAGTCGAGATGTGATTTTTGATGAAGATAGTTTTTGGAATTGGAATGAAAGTTCACAGGTGCCATTGGCAATTGAGGAAGGAAAGTCGCTCACACTTCCAAATGAAGAACTAGAAGCTTTACAAGCCACCCCAAAAGgccaaaggaaagaaaatgtgGAAGAATCAACTTCATCATTGTCGGATTCGGAAACCCCTCATCTAAAGGTAAAATccttgaaaaaaatttatgaaacttGCAAATTTGTTCTTATGGTTGCAGAGCCCGTATGTTTTGAAGAAGTTtgtgaaaaagaagaataaaaaaacgcAATGCATGATGAGATAGCAGCCATTGAAAAGAACCAAACTTGGGAGCTTGTTGACataccaaaaaagaaagaagcaatTGGTGTAAAATGGGTTTATCGGGTAAAGTATGATGCCGAtggaaaagttaaaaaatacaaaGCACGGCTTGTGGCGAAAGGATATGCTCAAAAATCCGGCATCGATTTTCTTGAAACCTTTTCACCTGTTGTTTGGAAACTATTCGAATTACTTTAGCTTTAGCGGCTCAAATGAAATGGCTTGTTTATCAATTTGATGTTAAGTCGGCCTTTCTTAATGGAAATTTGGATGAAGATGTCTATGTAGAGCAGCCACAAGGTTTTGTTATTAAAGGAAAAGAGGAGAAAGTCTACAAGCTCAGGAAAGCTCTTTATGGCCTGAAGCAAGCTCCTAGAGCGTGGTATAGTCGGCTTGATATCCATCTCCGACAACATGATTTTCATAGAAGTGAGAATGAACCAACTTTATATATGAAGGTGAAAGGTAATTAAAGAGATTATCATTATCTGTGTTTATGTCGATGACATAATCTATACAGGTTCATCAGATCTTCTTATTTGTGATTTCAAGAATATTATGATGCATGAATTTGATATGTCGGATTTGGgacttttacattattttcttgGTCTTCAAGTTATGCAGACTGATAATGGTATCTTTTTGACCCAAGAAAAGTATGCAGTGGATTTGCTTAAGAAATTTAAGTTACAAAACTGCAAGGGATGTGCAACTCCTATGAATCCAAATGAAAAATTGACAAAAGATGATGGGACTGGAAAAGTTGATGCACGGATTTTCAGAAGTATAGTTGGGGGTTTAATGTATTTGACACATTCACGTCCTGATATTATGTTTTCTGTCAGCTTAATATCCAGATTTATGCATGATCCTACAAAGCATCACCTTGGAGCCGCAAAACGAATTCTACGCTACATTCGGGATACTATTAATTTCGGTATTTGGTACCACCCAGTTACTAATTTCAAATTGGTTGGTTTTAGTGATAGTGATTGGGCAGGTTCTCAAGATGACAGAAAAAGCACAAGCGGATGGATCTTCAATTTTGGATCTGGAGCGGTCACGTGGGCATCAAAGAAGCAAGCTACTACTGCTTTATCTTCCTCTGAAGCTGAATATATAGCAGCAACATCGGCCACATGTCAAGCTGTGTGGATGCGAACAATTTTGGAGGATCTACATCAAGCACAAGAATATCCGATGGAGATATATTGTGACAACCACTCAACCATTGCAATGACGAAGAATCCGGTCTTTCACGGACGCACGAAACACATCGAAGTACGTCATCATTTCATCCGGGATCTTGTCAACAATAGGCAAATCAACATGAAGAGTTGTTCCACCAATGAATAAGTTGCTGATGGATTGACGAAAGCTCTATCTCATGACAAATTTTTGAAGTTCAGAAGATCCCTCGGCGTTACTGAATTTGCATCAACGGAGAGTGTTGGAAAATAATGCAAATCTTATTATGTTAGTGGCCCTATTATTGTGCAAGTAGTGGGCTAAGATCATGTAGATAGTGGATAAGTGCATGCCTTAATTTGTGTAAGTAGTGGGTAATTAATGTTGTGGAGTTCATGGTAGCTAGTTTCTAGGAGCACATGTGTAGTGGATGTAGTGGAGAACATGTGTGGTTAGGTTTTCTTAAACTTCAAGTTTCTTATTCTATTTAAGTCCTTTAATTGTAAGTCTTTTGTAATGAAGTTTTTGAATGAAAGTGTTTAATTTTCCTTCCACTTAATTGCTGTAGCAAAGTGTATTAGCAAGGCTTAAATTactttatgccactttcatctatatattttaaatcgaAATCCTACATCATCTTTGAAAAGCATTACTCTATATGAAGTCTAGACCGAAAGAAAGCCgacagtaaattattttaggatTTTTTGGGTTTGTAGGTTTTGTTTATATTCCATCTCATAAGCGACAAAAATTAGATGACAATTTCAAAAAGTGTATTTTTGTGGCTACAGTAATAGAGTAAAGTATATAGATTATTTAATTCTGCTACGAATTCTTGCTTATCAATTGAGATGTAATTCTTGATTATCAATTGGGATTGGAATTAAGTTTTACAAAATCACCCTATCAAATTGGTTAAAGAAGAAGTATATGATACCCCCCACAAAGCACACCCGGTTCTTCGGCATCTGCTTCACCGAAAACAATATCGTCTAAGGTAAGGTCGCGCGCTACAAGAGATATATGAAAGGACAGAAGGATGTCTAACTTGGCTCGACTCTTGAGCCTAAAGTATTGGAAGATGTGCTAAATGGTGGGATTGGTGCAAAGCAATAGATGAGGAGATATCGCACCGAAGCGCAATAAGACTTGGGAACTTGTAGAACTACccctgaataaaaaaaaaaaaaagtaattaattgGGCGGCTAAAGTGGATCTACAAGACTAAATTCAAACCTGATCACAACAAGAAATGGATTTTATCACGAGCGATACCCGTTAGCAAATTATCAACCATATACTACAACAACAGGTAAATTAATTCCAAGACACGAAAAGAGACCTGATGCATGAATTCATACGTGAATGCGGTTATCGTAACTCAAGAAATTCATTAATTGCATACATGCTTCGATTTAATTTGCAAGATTTTAACGAATGTAGCTAGCAATCAATTTCATTTCCGCAGAAGTTGGATCACATATATAAAGAATAAACCGAAGCAACTCATTGGGagcaaaaatataaatcaaaaaaataaaaataaaaaaaaaattcaaggtgATAAATGGCGGGCGGTAGCTGGCCGGCCCTTTTGTCTCTCATCTCACTGCAGAGATGATTATCATCAGAGGAGCTTGAGCAGAACTCCCAACCCTCAGCATGCAGAATTGGCTGGCTGGCTCGATGGAAATTAAACCAACAACATgcatataatataaagaatagaatagaatagaatagaatagaatagagtAGGGAATGGGGAATGGGGGAATGGGGGAATGGGGGGCATGCATAGATAGATTATTGAAGATTCAGCTGGATTTGGAGGAGAGGGTGGCGGCGATGGGGACGAtgacgacgaggacgaggagCAGCAGCAGGATGATGCCGATGCAGAGCCACTTGCGGCTGCTGCGCTGGTAGGCCTTGGCGGAGCCGAGCTCCTTGGCGCCGTCCTTGACGTAGTTGCCGGCGCTGGCGACGTGCCGCTCGATGTCGTCCATCTGCTCCCCCTGCGCCTCCACCATCACGGCCATGTCCAGGAACACCTGGTGCAGCTCCAGCAGGCTGCGCTCCAACTCGCGGGCCGCGTCCTGCCGCCCCTGGATCTCCTGCACGGCCGCCAGCGCCTCCCCGCTGCCgccgcgctccgccgccgccgctgccttcCGCAGCAGCTCCTGCTCCTGCCCCTGCCCCTGCCCCTGCTCGCCCGCCACGATCCGCTCCACGACGTCGTCCGCGGGGAGCTCGCCCGTGAGGGTGAAGTAGCGGCGCTCCACGGCCTCGCGGTGCTCGGCCATGATGCGCTGCCGCAGCGCCTGGAAGTCCAGCATCAGGTCGCGGAGCCGCTTGCGCAGGCCGGCGGCGACGGCCGTGCGGGTGCGGTCGACGGGGGTGCCGCCGCTGCCGAGCTGGCGGCTGGCGGCGGTGGAGCGGTCCATGGCCTCCAGGCGGTCGCGGATGGCGCGCGCCTTGCGCAGCACGAGCACGACGTCGGCGCCGATGCGGGCGCGGAGGCCGCGCAGGGCGTCGGGCTGGTGGGCCGACTTGCTCTCCTCGTTGGCCTCCTGGAGCCGGGCCAGGATGCCGCGGATGGACGCGATCTCCTCCTtcaccgcctccgcctcctgGAGGAACGGCCGCAGCTTCTCGTCCTCCGCTGCCGCCATCTCGATGCCGCCGTCGGCTTCCAGGTCCTCCTCCTTGAGGGCCGCCTTCTTCAGATCCACGTAGCTGAGGAACGATTTCGTCATCAGGTCGTTCATCCTGCCTGCAGcccactgctctctctctcttcagaAGATTCTGTCTTCAGAATATGGGGGGCGGAGGCAGCGAGGGTGATTGAAGAGGGAGGGAGGAGCAGCTGCGTACAATGGCTGGCTGGTTAATGATGTTTACGTTTCACTCCAGCATGGAATGGAATGGAATGGAATGATGATGGGAGGGGACGGAATATGAAGACCACCAGCCAACGGTCATATTGACGCTCCGTGAGTGGAGTGaaggaaaataatatatatttttttaaaaaataaaaaaggaaaaaagaaaaatttacatTATAGCCGTTGCGGAGATGGAGCGGCCAACGggcgtttttttctttttttttaaaaaaaaaaaaaaaactcttccaACGGCTATGTTTTCGCTGTCCTGGAGCCGTAATTAACTTCATGAtgaagttaaaaataatttttcgctTAAATCGAAGTTTAGATTAAAAAGTTAGTATTTTTAGTACCATTATGTAGTTGATAGCCATTTAAATTGTATTTATCCCTTTTTCTCGTTTAGTTTAtgataaatttttacattagagaagaggaaaaaaaacttatagcagttaatttttttattaattttttactactttttttctataattggCTTCGCCACCTTTCAGAATTATCATAAATTTTTACGTTAACATACaagaggataaaaaaaaaaaaaaaatgcaacttaTATTCTTTCTATTCTGAAGTTAATTTCGCCACCATCCAAAATTGTCATAAATTTTCACATTAACTTATAAAaggatcttctttttttttaatccgtAATTGATTTTGTTACCATCCGAAAGAAAGTTAAGTACGTCTTTTAAAAATAGTAGAGTTtcagataaattaaatttgacaaaaacaATAAAAGGATATGCACGATGGCGAGCAACTCTACGCCTAAGTCACAAGACTTAGGCCTAAAAGGTGAGTAAtgttgaaattttcaaatttggttTCTGGATAATTTCAATGGTACatatcatattcaacagtgtcgatcgttgatttgaaagttctattatcgaaaaaaaaaaa from Ananas comosus cultivar F153 linkage group 18, ASM154086v1, whole genome shotgun sequence encodes:
- the LOC109724006 gene encoding uncharacterized protein LOC109724006, which produces MNTLNQSMIGGGGGGGGGRPVFASGESDARLADGLQSCLKAAQQQSSTLTFKSAANHSSRTRARKEEPLACVETDIAAIIEDQRWNSRKHDETGARIDEMRFDSARLLCSGEVRDSLGSGHKATVSDVVEFQPLTPLSFLHNSLLLEEKLSTSSRDESTRDDDDNDDRCNSVPASVRLFVAVSSAVKLDAKQLRLIAKKMQRITGFPSVRIQNTVDPSLIAGFVVSYGNDESHVIDLSVKGQLAVLAARAESLDRTAILNCHQES
- the LOC109724005 gene encoding syntaxin-related protein KNOLLE, yielding MNDLMTKSFLSYVDLKKAALKEEDLEADGGIEMAAAEDEKLRPFLQEAEAVKEEIASIRGILARLQEANEESKSAHQPDALRGLRARIGADVVLVLRKARAIRDRLEAMDRSTAASRQLGSGGTPVDRTRTAVAAGLRKRLRDLMLDFQALRQRIMAEHREAVERRYFTLTGELPADDVVERIVAGEQGQGQGQEQELLRKAAAAAERGGSGEALAAVQEIQGRQDAARELERSLLELHQVFLDMAVMVEAQGEQMDDIERHVASAGNYVKDGAKELGSAKAYQRSSRKWLCIGIILLLLLVLVVIVPIAATLSSKSS